The following proteins are encoded in a genomic region of Hirundo rustica isolate bHirRus1 chromosome 3, bHirRus1.pri.v3, whole genome shotgun sequence:
- the LOC120750045 gene encoding uncharacterized protein LOC120750045, translating into MEVPVLLGGKTTTSFSASSIGSSGGVPFCPLLNTFPSAVPAVAQPCPVVGDWNRRDPAVSGWIRPCPAGSGRVRLDSAVSGWIRPCPVGAAPPAPHGAAAAIAGADACYSRAWFNALIPQRVSKRGSLGPVVQATPLSSKRGKFTFQRRVGRGLQGSWTLLVQGTSQEAALGTQSCSSERLFYLPLGKILNRGAVRFPQVPSVGAGWREAMHPGAIVRHGARKNALHPPWERPGGQLPAAALNV; encoded by the exons ATGGAAGTCCCAGTTCTGCTGGGTGGCAAAACAACCACCTCCTTCTCTGCATCGTCCATCGGGAGCAGCGGTGGTGTGC CGTTTTGCCCCTTGTTAAACACGTTCCCCAGCGCCGTCCCGGCTGTGGCTCAGCCGTGCCCTGTGGTGGGCGATTGGAACCGGCGGGATCCGGCCGTGTCCGGCTGGATCCGGCCGTGTCCGGCTGGATCCGGCCGTGTCCGGCTGGATTCGGCCGTGTCCGGCTGGATCCGGCCGTGTCCGGTTGgggcagcccctcctgcccctcacggtgctgctgctgccatcgcTGGAGCCGATGCCTGCTACAGCCGTGCCTGGTTTAATGCGCTGATCCCTCAGCGGGTTTCCAAGCGGGGATCACTGGGACCTGTGGTGCAGGCCACCCCATTGAGCTCCAAGAGGGGAAAGTTCACTTTCCAGAGACGTGTAGGACGTGGACTCCAGGGCTCCTGGACACTGCTGGTGCAAGGGACTTCTCAGGAGGCTGCACTCGGAACCCAATCTTGCTCCTCTGAAAGGCTATTTTATTTGCCGCTGGGGAAAATTTTGAATC GTGGGGCCGTGCGCTTTCCGCAGGTGCCCTCGGTGGGCGCTGGCTGGAGGGAGGCGATGCATCCCGGAGCCATCGTCCGCCACGGAGCCCGAAAAAATGCACTACACCCGCCCTGGGAAAGACCTGGAGGACAGCTTCCGGCAGCAGCTTTAAACGTCTAA